A genomic window from Myotis daubentonii chromosome 4, mMyoDau2.1, whole genome shotgun sequence includes:
- the POC5 gene encoding centrosomal protein POC5 isoform X3: MDFFSSNILGDSSTPGSNSSHAGIHEIIVGNSVVSEENLQKVESVLDLWSSGLKTNVISELTKWRLNFIDWHRMEMKKEKEKHAAHLKQLCNQINSLKELQKAYEISIGRKDEVISSLSHAIGKQKERMELMRTFFHWRIGHVKSRQDAYEGKLADQYFQRNLLKKVWIGWHSTVQKKWKDLVERACQARAEEVCVQISNDYENKVAVLSGALENAKAELQRMQHEKEHFEDSMKKAFMRGVCALNLEAMTMFQNRNDADFTNSKKEEYGPVHLDPSAPIPTGAAPAPSSAATAMGGASTAAFPSATSITSAGTASASCVSAPLGAGSTAPTASEETYVPRVVTSAQQKAGRTITARITGRSDFASKNRISSSLAIMGVSPPMSSVVVEKHHPVTVQTIPQAAAAKYPRTIHPESTTSASRSLGTRSTHTQSLTSVHSIKVVD; this comes from the exons ATGGATTTTTTCAGTTCAAATATTTTAGGCGACTCTTCCACACCAGGGTCTAATTCTAGTCATGCAGGTATCCATGAAATAATTGTGGGCAATTCTGTTGTTTCTGAAGAAAACCTTCAAAAGGTGGAAAGTGTACTGGATCTTTGGAGTTCAGGTCTTAAG acAAACGTCATATCTGAACTAACTAAATGGAGACTAAATTTTATTGACTGGCACCgtatggaaatgaaaaaagagaaagaaaaacatgcagcACATTTAAAACAACTGTGCAACCAGATCAACAGCTTGAAGGAGCTGCAGAAAGCCTATGAAATTTCCATTGGGAGAAAAGATGAG GTGATTTCCAGCTTGTCTCACGCCATAGGCAAGCAAAAGGAAAGGATGGAGCTGATGAGAACATTCTTCCACTGGCGGATTGGCCATGTCAAATCCAGACAGGAT GCTTATGAAGGGAAACTAGCTGACCAGTACTTCCAGAGAAATTTACTGAAGAAAGTGTGGATAGGCTGGCATTCTACGGTGCAAAAGAAGTGGAAGGACTTGGTGGAGCGAGCTTGTCAAGCAAGAGCTGAAGAAGTTTGTGTCCAAATTTCCAATGATTATGAAAACAAAGTTGCTGTG TTATCTGGAGCTTTGGAAAATGCAAAAGCTGAGCTCCAAAGAATGCAACATGAAAAAGAGCACTTTGAAGATTCCATGAAGAAAGCTTTCATGCGGGGGGTGTGTGCATTAAATCTTGAAGCCATGACAATGTTTCAAAATAGAAATGATGCAG ACTTCACAAATAGTAAGAAGGAAGAGTATGGTCCTGTTCATCTGGATCCTTCGGCTCCGATACCCACAGGAGCCGCCCCAGCACCGTCCTCAGCAGCAACAGCCATGGGAGGGGCCAGCACTGCTGCCTTTCCCTCTGCCACGTCCATCACCTCTGCGGGGACTGCTTCCGCCTCCTGTGTGTCTGCTCCTCTTGGTGCGGGGTCCACGGCTCCCACTGCGTCAGAAGAAACG tATGTACCCAGAGTTGTGACATCTGCACAACAGAAAGCTGGAAGAACAATTACAGCCCGGATCACGGGGAGATCTGATTTTGCTTCAAAAAACAGAATTAGTAGCAGTTTAGCTATAATGGGAGTTTCTCCTCCCATGAGTTCAGTTGTTGTGGAAAAACATCATCCAGTCACAGTG CAAACCATTCCTCAAGCTGCTGCAGCAAAATACCCCCGGACTATTCATCCTGAAAGTACTACCTCAGCTTCCAGATCTCTCGGAACTAGATCGACTCACACCCAGTCTCTCACAAGCGTTCATTCCATCAAAGTGGTTGACTGA